A window of Amycolatopsis australiensis contains these coding sequences:
- a CDS encoding DUF4262 domain-containing protein — MCRQCEDPDRSGYVERLREGVADRGWLVQGVEGAPLYPPWAYTIGLSGYGLPELVVTGLPVLAAADLLNEMAAHVLHASPPEPGERVPLRGGPLIEVVPLAEPSAHLVFAVALYGTEIRALQLVHADERGRWPWSPDYRDGRGGQPVLGARHEH, encoded by the coding sequence ATGTGCCGGCAGTGCGAAGACCCGGACAGATCCGGGTACGTGGAGCGGCTACGCGAGGGCGTGGCCGACCGGGGCTGGCTCGTGCAGGGCGTGGAGGGCGCGCCGCTGTACCCGCCATGGGCCTACACGATCGGCCTGAGCGGATACGGCCTGCCCGAGCTGGTCGTGACCGGTCTGCCCGTGCTCGCGGCGGCAGACCTGCTCAACGAAATGGCCGCGCACGTACTACACGCGTCACCGCCCGAGCCGGGGGAACGGGTGCCGTTGCGAGGCGGCCCGCTGATCGAAGTGGTGCCGCTGGCCGAGCCGTCGGCGCACCTGGTGTTCGCCGTGGCGTTGTACGGCACGGAAATCCGGGCGCTGCAACTGGTCCACGCGGACGAGCGCGGCCGCTGGCCGTGGTCGCCGGACTACCGGGACGGCCGAGGCGGCCAGCCCGTGCTGGGAGCCCGTCATGAGCACTGA
- a CDS encoding PE-PPE domain-containing protein, whose product MKNLKRLSLIGAAVAALVTGFVGVPAAHAEGAHYYILIGGTCNGNADQYQEAWLRGGIRKVVNYPAGASGLPGPCGQTPMDRSVAIGREEAKRVAQDAFNEDPGGEFTVVGYSQGAIVANFLLNDIADGVVDVDKNHFNAKLYADPMQPVGPPGRGISAVIPAGAGAPSPFGGYVSFGPGRTDFGGIPYIRYCIQTDGVCHFDTIEAAGGYFAQHQCYWQNPIMADTLADGVYTNSSIELPRQNCRPPWPIG is encoded by the coding sequence GTGAAAAATCTGAAACGGCTTTCGCTGATCGGCGCGGCGGTGGCCGCGCTCGTCACCGGATTCGTCGGCGTACCCGCGGCCCACGCCGAAGGCGCGCACTACTACATCCTGATCGGCGGGACGTGCAACGGGAACGCCGACCAGTACCAGGAAGCTTGGCTGCGCGGCGGGATCCGCAAGGTCGTGAACTACCCGGCGGGCGCGTCCGGGCTGCCGGGTCCCTGCGGTCAGACGCCGATGGACCGAAGTGTCGCGATCGGCCGCGAAGAGGCGAAGCGCGTCGCCCAGGACGCGTTCAACGAAGACCCGGGCGGCGAATTCACCGTCGTCGGGTACTCCCAGGGCGCGATCGTCGCGAACTTTCTGCTCAACGACATCGCCGATGGCGTCGTCGACGTCGACAAGAACCACTTCAACGCGAAGCTGTACGCGGACCCGATGCAGCCGGTCGGGCCGCCGGGGCGCGGCATCAGCGCGGTGATCCCGGCCGGTGCCGGCGCGCCGTCGCCGTTCGGCGGATACGTTTCGTTCGGCCCGGGCCGGACGGACTTCGGCGGCATCCCGTACATCCGCTACTGCATCCAGACCGACGGCGTCTGCCACTTCGACACGATCGAAGCGGCGGGCGGGTACTTCGCCCAGCACCAGTGCTACTGGCAGAACCCGATCATGGCCGACACGCTGGCCGACGGCGTGTACACGAACTCGTCGATCGAGCTGCCACGCCAGAACTGCCGTCCGCCGTGGCCGATCGGCTGA
- a CDS encoding tartrate dehydrogenase, which produces MTVYRLASIPGDGIGVDVTVEARKVLDRASALFGFSLEWTEFDWSCERYARVGAMMPEDGVEQLSEFDGILLGAVGFPGVPDHVSLWGLLIPLRRAFQQYVNLRPVRLLPGTTSVLAGRKAEELELVIVRENSEGEYSAIGGRHNAGRPDEFVLQESVFTRVGVSRIIRYAFELARKRSLRVCSATKSNGLIHSMPFWDEIFAEVAAEFPDVHSEQMHVDALAARMVQAPDRLDVIVASNLFGDILSDLAAAITGGLGMAPSGNINPSGEHPSMFEAVHGSAPDIAGQGIANPVAQILAAAMLIEHLGETVAAQAIRTAVDRVLDDGRVRTPDLGGTDTTERLGTAVAETLG; this is translated from the coding sequence GTGACGGTCTACCGCCTGGCGAGCATCCCCGGCGACGGGATCGGCGTGGACGTCACGGTCGAGGCCCGCAAGGTCCTCGACCGGGCTTCCGCTCTCTTCGGCTTTTCGCTGGAGTGGACGGAGTTCGACTGGAGCTGCGAGCGGTACGCCCGCGTCGGCGCGATGATGCCGGAGGACGGCGTCGAGCAGTTGTCGGAGTTCGACGGCATCCTGCTCGGCGCGGTCGGTTTCCCCGGCGTACCGGACCACGTTTCGCTGTGGGGCCTGCTGATCCCGTTGCGGCGCGCGTTCCAGCAGTACGTCAACCTGCGTCCGGTGCGGCTGCTGCCGGGCACGACGTCTGTGCTGGCCGGACGGAAGGCCGAGGAGCTGGAGCTGGTCATCGTCCGCGAGAACTCCGAAGGCGAGTACTCGGCGATCGGCGGACGGCACAACGCCGGACGGCCCGACGAGTTCGTGCTGCAGGAGTCGGTCTTTACGCGCGTCGGTGTATCGCGGATCATCCGGTATGCGTTCGAGCTGGCGCGGAAGCGGTCCTTGCGCGTGTGCTCGGCGACGAAGTCCAACGGGCTCATCCACTCGATGCCGTTCTGGGACGAGATCTTCGCCGAGGTCGCGGCCGAGTTCCCGGATGTCCACAGTGAACAGATGCACGTGGACGCGCTTGCCGCGCGGATGGTGCAGGCACCCGACCGGCTCGACGTGATAGTGGCGTCCAACCTCTTCGGCGACATCCTGAGCGATCTCGCGGCCGCGATCACCGGCGGCCTCGGCATGGCGCCATCCGGCAACATCAACCCATCAGGTGAACATCCGTCGATGTTCGAAGCGGTTCACGGGAGCGCTCCGGACATCGCGGGGCAGGGAATCGCGAACCCCGTGGCGCAGATCCTGGCGGCCGCGATGCTGATCGAACATCTCGGCGAAACCGTTGCGGCACAAGCGATCCGCACCGCGGTGGATCGGGTGCTCGACGACGGACGCGTGCGCACTCCCGACCTCGGCGGCACCGATACCACAGAACGACTCGGCACGGCAGTGGCCGAAACACTGGGCTGA
- a CDS encoding maleate cis-trans isomerase family protein, with protein sequence MTTIGFIYPDHAAEDDYPLAEQLLGGTAVDEGDIRLAVEHIYGTDKHAVAELLDLGSESRLADGAALLAKHEPDAVIWACTSGSFVYGWDGARDQTDRLGAVAGVPASSTSFAFVHAARALGVKRVAVAASYPDDIARLFVDFLKAGGIEVVAMASADIITAAEVGALSPEAVVELAVRHDHRDADAVLVPDTAMRTLGEINAIEAALGKPVLTANQVTVWEGLRLTGRHRLVRSLGALFRHLPDGSA encoded by the coding sequence GTGACCACCATCGGCTTCATCTACCCCGACCACGCGGCCGAAGACGACTACCCGCTCGCCGAGCAGCTGCTCGGCGGTACGGCCGTCGACGAGGGCGACATCCGGCTGGCGGTCGAGCACATCTACGGCACCGACAAGCACGCGGTCGCCGAACTGCTGGACCTCGGCAGCGAGAGCCGCCTCGCCGACGGCGCCGCCTTGCTCGCCAAGCACGAGCCGGACGCGGTCATCTGGGCCTGCACCAGCGGCAGCTTCGTCTACGGCTGGGACGGCGCCCGCGACCAGACCGACCGGCTCGGCGCCGTCGCCGGAGTGCCGGCCTCCAGCACCTCCTTCGCGTTCGTGCACGCCGCGCGTGCCCTGGGCGTCAAGCGGGTCGCCGTCGCCGCCAGCTACCCGGACGACATCGCCCGGCTGTTCGTCGACTTCCTCAAGGCGGGCGGAATCGAGGTCGTCGCGATGGCCAGCGCCGACATCATCACGGCGGCCGAGGTCGGAGCGCTGTCGCCGGAAGCCGTCGTCGAGCTCGCCGTGCGCCACGACCACCGGGACGCGGATGCGGTGCTCGTGCCGGACACCGCCATGCGCACCCTCGGCGAGATCAACGCCATCGAGGCGGCCCTCGGCAAGCCCGTGCTGACCGCGAACCAGGTGACCGTCTGGGAGGGCCTGCGCCTGACCGGCCGGCACCGGCTCGTCCGCTCGCTCGGGGCCCTGTTCCGGCATCTTCCGGACGGGAGTGCCTGA
- a CDS encoding NAD-dependent succinate-semialdehyde dehydrogenase: protein MSASTEAGVVEAVGKELFIGGKWVAAESGRTFPVVDPATGKELCQVADASPADGVTALDAAVAAQSDFAKMAPRERGEILRRAFELLMQRQDELALLMTLEMGKPLAESKGEIAYAAEFFRWFAEEAVRIDGGYATAPNGSGRFLITKQPVGPTILITPWNFPMAMGTRKIGPAVAAGCTMVIKPAAQTPLSMLALAGILAEAGLPEGVLNVVTTTDSGGVMEPLIRDGRARKLSFTGSTGVGRKLLEQCADKILRTSMELGGNAPFLVFDDADMDAAIDGAMQAKMRNIGEACTAANRFYVQRGVVEEFSRRLTERMQALPMGRGTEKDVVVGPLIDDKAVDKVTELVKDATDRGARVLTGGSGVDGPGHFYQATVLTDVPQEARLNHEEIFGPVAPITPFDTEEEAVAKANDTEFGLVSYVYTSDLKRALRVCEALEAGMIGLNQGIVSNPAAPFGGIKQSGLGREGGSVGIDEFLETKYIAVAL, encoded by the coding sequence ATGAGCGCGAGCACCGAAGCCGGCGTCGTCGAGGCGGTCGGCAAGGAACTGTTCATCGGCGGCAAGTGGGTGGCCGCCGAGTCCGGGAGGACGTTCCCGGTGGTCGACCCGGCCACCGGCAAGGAGCTGTGCCAGGTCGCCGACGCCTCGCCGGCGGACGGTGTCACCGCGCTGGACGCTGCGGTCGCCGCGCAATCGGACTTCGCGAAGATGGCGCCCCGCGAGCGCGGCGAGATCCTGCGCCGGGCGTTCGAGCTGCTGATGCAGCGCCAGGACGAGCTGGCCCTGCTGATGACACTGGAGATGGGCAAGCCGCTCGCCGAGTCGAAGGGCGAGATCGCCTACGCCGCCGAGTTCTTCCGCTGGTTCGCCGAGGAGGCCGTCCGCATCGACGGCGGCTACGCGACCGCGCCCAACGGCTCGGGCCGGTTCCTCATCACGAAGCAGCCGGTCGGGCCGACGATCCTGATCACGCCGTGGAACTTCCCGATGGCCATGGGCACGCGCAAGATCGGCCCGGCCGTTGCCGCGGGCTGCACGATGGTGATCAAGCCGGCTGCGCAGACGCCGCTGTCGATGCTCGCACTGGCGGGCATCCTCGCGGAGGCGGGCCTGCCCGAGGGCGTGCTCAACGTCGTGACGACCACCGACTCCGGCGGGGTCATGGAGCCCCTGATCCGCGACGGCCGCGCTCGTAAACTCTCGTTCACCGGCTCGACCGGCGTCGGCCGGAAGCTGCTGGAGCAGTGCGCCGACAAGATCCTGCGCACGTCGATGGAGCTGGGCGGCAACGCACCGTTCCTGGTCTTCGACGACGCAGACATGGACGCGGCCATCGACGGCGCGATGCAGGCGAAGATGCGCAACATCGGCGAAGCGTGCACCGCGGCGAACCGCTTCTACGTGCAGCGTGGAGTCGTGGAGGAGTTCTCGCGGCGGCTGACCGAGCGCATGCAGGCCCTGCCGATGGGCCGCGGCACCGAGAAGGACGTCGTGGTCGGCCCGCTGATCGATGACAAGGCCGTCGACAAGGTCACCGAGCTGGTCAAGGACGCCACCGACCGCGGCGCGCGGGTGCTGACCGGCGGGTCCGGTGTCGACGGTCCGGGCCACTTCTACCAGGCGACCGTGCTCACCGACGTCCCGCAGGAGGCGCGGCTCAACCACGAGGAGATCTTCGGGCCGGTCGCCCCGATCACGCCGTTCGACACCGAGGAAGAGGCAGTGGCGAAGGCGAACGACACCGAGTTCGGCCTGGTTTCCTACGTCTACACCAGCGATCTGAAGCGGGCGCTGCGCGTCTGTGAGGCCCTCGAAGCCGGCATGATCGGCCTCAACCAGGGTATCGTGTCCAACCCGGCGGCGCCGTTCGGCGGGATCAAGCAGTCCGGGCTCGGCCGCGAGGGCGGCTCGGTCGGCATCGATGAGTTTCTCGAGACCAAGTACATCGCGGTGGCCCTGTGA
- a CDS encoding GntR family transcriptional regulator, which translates to MALPPGMLPEIEPVSRESTAAVIARQLRDAIMTGALPPGTQLGETELASRFQVSRGPLREAMQHLVSEGLLRSERHRGLFVIDLEPGDVYDIYAARSAIERAAMLRALRGGDRNRIADLLEQTVAEMATAASEDDPSALSTADLRFHEALINASGSKRLVRMARTLLIETRMCLTALQSTYQRVEERVEEHTKLIQALRDGDEETALALLEAHMEDAVQRLAPGTSLRDGEAPPVPGNA; encoded by the coding sequence ATGGCCTTGCCACCGGGCATGCTGCCCGAGATCGAGCCAGTCAGCCGCGAGTCGACAGCCGCAGTCATCGCGCGTCAGCTGCGTGACGCGATCATGACCGGTGCCCTCCCGCCCGGGACCCAGCTCGGCGAGACCGAGCTGGCCTCCCGGTTCCAGGTGTCACGGGGGCCACTCCGGGAAGCAATGCAGCACCTCGTATCCGAGGGACTGTTGCGCAGCGAGCGGCACCGCGGGCTCTTCGTGATCGACCTCGAGCCCGGCGACGTCTACGACATCTACGCGGCGCGCTCGGCGATCGAGCGCGCCGCCATGCTCCGCGCCCTGCGCGGCGGGGACCGAAACCGGATCGCCGACCTCCTCGAGCAGACCGTCGCCGAGATGGCGACCGCCGCAAGCGAAGATGACCCGAGCGCCCTCTCCACCGCCGACCTCAGGTTCCACGAGGCACTCATCAACGCCTCCGGCAGCAAACGGCTCGTGCGGATGGCTCGGACTCTCCTCATCGAGACGCGGATGTGCCTCACCGCGCTGCAGAGCACTTACCAGCGGGTCGAGGAGCGTGTGGAGGAGCACACGAAGCTCATCCAGGCGCTGCGTGACGGGGACGAGGAGACCGCGCTCGCTCTGCTCGAGGCGCACATGGAGGACGCGGTGCAGCGGCTCGCGCCGGGCACGAGCCTCAGGGACGGGGAAGCCCCGCCGGTGCCGGGCAACGCGTGA
- a CDS encoding LysR substrate-binding domain-containing protein yields the protein MLNRFGTGFLRRVDRVLRELEDARRELADTAGLDHGSVAVAAETLLTLTGVVKKFRVAHPGVDIRLYQSSATEMANQLRAGEVDLCFASQPLPGPDLQTRELLREEVLLAVPVGHRLVDRKRVRLEDLAGEPFVTTRPGYWPHELADRLFAAAGIRPEYACESDEPGTTGDLIGAGLGIGLVPAYSRGATHIPGVWLHVDAPDCHRTLSLVRRQDAYLSVAARRLFRLRGRILRPPVGRARERPPWPAQPIGHGGRQFWRGSSIDEFVYTPSASVSAMIGFCQ from the coding sequence GTGCTCAACCGGTTCGGCACCGGCTTCCTGCGCCGGGTCGATCGCGTACTGCGGGAACTCGAGGACGCGCGCCGCGAACTTGCTGACACCGCCGGTCTCGACCACGGCAGCGTCGCCGTCGCCGCGGAAACGCTGCTCACACTCACCGGCGTGGTCAAGAAGTTCCGCGTCGCGCACCCCGGCGTCGACATCCGGCTCTACCAGTCGTCCGCGACCGAGATGGCCAACCAGCTGCGCGCCGGAGAGGTCGATCTCTGCTTCGCCTCCCAGCCGCTGCCGGGCCCGGACCTGCAGACGCGGGAGCTGCTGCGGGAGGAGGTGCTGCTCGCCGTGCCGGTCGGGCACCGGCTCGTCGATCGGAAGCGGGTCCGGCTCGAGGACCTGGCCGGCGAACCCTTCGTCACGACCCGCCCCGGCTACTGGCCGCACGAGCTGGCCGACCGGCTCTTCGCCGCGGCGGGCATCCGTCCTGAGTACGCCTGCGAGAGTGACGAACCGGGTACCACCGGCGACCTCATCGGCGCGGGTCTCGGCATCGGGCTGGTCCCCGCGTACTCCCGCGGCGCCACCCACATCCCGGGCGTCTGGCTGCACGTCGACGCGCCGGACTGTCACCGCACGCTGAGCCTGGTCCGTCGCCAAGACGCGTACCTTTCCGTCGCGGCTCGACGTCTTTTCCGACTTCGCGGCCGCATACTTCGGCCGCCGGTAGGGCGGGCGCGGGAGCGCCCGCCCTGGCCAGCTCAGCCGATCGGCCACGGCGGACGGCAGTTCTGGCGTGGCAGCTCGATCGACGAGTTCGTGTACACGCCGTCGGCCAGCGTGTCGGCCATGATCGGGTTCTGCCAGTAG
- a CDS encoding aldo/keto reductase: MTSTYTFEDGLSVRRLGFGAMRLTEWDYVPVGAAAVARRAAELGVTFFDTADAYDLGLNEELLADVLHPYEGLCIATKCGHARPSRSEWVPLGRPEYLRQQAELSLRRLRVERLDLLQLHRVDPQVPLADQIGVLARLRDEGKVARIGLSEVSVAQLAEARAIAPIASVQNRYNLTDRASEGVLDYCERERIAFIPWLPIANGHHATAGGVIGKVAAGLGATPAQVSLGWLLRRSPVVIPIPGTSSLAHLEENCAAAEIVLSDDDIARLGELA; encoded by the coding sequence ATGACATCGACGTACACCTTCGAAGACGGCCTTTCCGTGCGGCGGCTGGGTTTCGGTGCCATGCGGCTCACCGAGTGGGACTACGTTCCGGTCGGCGCGGCGGCGGTCGCCCGGCGGGCGGCCGAGCTGGGCGTGACGTTCTTCGACACCGCCGACGCCTACGACCTGGGGTTGAACGAAGAACTCCTCGCCGACGTGCTTCACCCGTACGAGGGGCTCTGCATCGCGACGAAGTGCGGGCACGCACGCCCGAGCCGAAGTGAATGGGTGCCCCTCGGACGTCCCGAATACCTCCGTCAGCAGGCGGAACTCTCGTTGCGGCGCCTGCGTGTCGAGCGGCTCGACCTGCTGCAGCTGCACCGAGTCGACCCGCAGGTGCCGCTCGCCGACCAGATCGGGGTGCTGGCCCGGCTGCGGGATGAGGGCAAGGTCGCCCGGATCGGGTTGTCCGAGGTCAGCGTGGCGCAGCTCGCCGAGGCGCGGGCCATCGCGCCGATCGCGAGCGTGCAGAACCGGTACAACCTCACGGACCGCGCGTCCGAAGGCGTCCTCGACTACTGCGAGCGCGAGAGGATCGCGTTCATCCCTTGGCTGCCGATCGCAAATGGTCACCATGCGACGGCGGGCGGCGTGATCGGAAAGGTCGCAGCCGGCCTCGGCGCGACACCCGCCCAGGTGTCCCTCGGCTGGCTGTTGCGCCGGTCCCCGGTCGTCATTCCGATTCCCGGGACGTCCTCGCTCGCGCACCTCGAAGAAAACTGCGCTGCGGCGGAAATCGTGCTTTCTGATGACGATATCGCGCGCCTCGGCGAACTGGCATGA
- a CDS encoding FAD-binding oxidoreductase gives MGDVAARLAEIVGDKNLLTGGAISEDYAHDEALTAEPQKPAYVAKPATAEEVAELLKVASENNVPVTARGSGSGLSGAARPRADGLLISFERMNAVLEVDTGNHVAVVQPGVTLAELDAKTAEAGLSYTVYPGELSASVGGNVGTNAGGMRAIKYGVTRNNVLGLQAVLPTGEIIRTGGKTSKISTGYDLTQLIIGSEGTLALATEITVKLHPRLSHGATVLAPFGDFGQVMAAVPAVVSSGLAPHILEYIDNLTMAAIVYNEKLELGVPDHIRETSEAYLVVALENRESGRLQEDVEQVGELLGELGATDVYVLEGGAARKLIEAREKAFWTAKAAGADDVIDVVVPRTAMPQFISKARELAMAAGGGALGCGHAGDGNVHLGIFCKDADRRKRLLTDIFSYAMELGGAISGEHGLGRTKASYHQQLEDPAKIELMRRIKQSFDPAGILNPGVLFPEGTV, from the coding sequence ATGGGCGACGTGGCGGCACGGCTGGCCGAGATCGTCGGGGACAAGAACCTGCTGACCGGCGGCGCGATCTCCGAGGACTACGCGCACGACGAGGCGTTGACCGCGGAGCCGCAGAAGCCTGCGTACGTCGCGAAGCCCGCAACCGCCGAAGAAGTCGCGGAGCTGCTGAAGGTCGCTTCGGAGAACAACGTGCCCGTGACCGCGCGCGGGTCCGGCAGCGGGCTCTCCGGCGCAGCGCGGCCCAGGGCAGACGGCCTGCTGATCTCCTTCGAAAGAATGAACGCCGTCCTCGAAGTCGACACCGGGAACCACGTCGCCGTCGTCCAGCCCGGGGTCACGCTCGCCGAACTCGATGCCAAGACCGCCGAAGCCGGGCTCAGCTACACCGTCTATCCCGGTGAGCTGAGCGCGAGCGTCGGCGGGAACGTCGGCACCAACGCCGGCGGCATGCGCGCGATCAAGTACGGCGTCACCCGCAACAACGTCCTCGGCCTCCAGGCCGTGCTGCCAACCGGCGAGATCATCCGGACCGGCGGCAAGACGTCGAAGATCTCCACCGGCTACGACCTCACCCAGCTGATCATCGGCTCCGAAGGCACTCTCGCACTGGCCACCGAGATCACCGTCAAGCTGCACCCGCGGCTGTCCCACGGCGCCACGGTGCTCGCCCCCTTCGGCGACTTCGGGCAGGTGATGGCCGCGGTGCCGGCGGTCGTCTCCAGCGGGCTCGCGCCGCACATCCTCGAGTACATCGACAACCTCACGATGGCCGCCATCGTCTACAACGAGAAGCTCGAACTCGGCGTCCCGGACCACATCCGCGAGACCAGCGAGGCCTACCTCGTCGTCGCGCTGGAAAACCGCGAGAGCGGACGTCTCCAGGAAGACGTCGAGCAGGTCGGCGAGCTGCTCGGCGAACTCGGCGCGACCGACGTCTACGTCCTCGAAGGCGGCGCCGCGCGCAAGCTCATCGAAGCCCGCGAGAAGGCCTTCTGGACCGCGAAGGCGGCGGGCGCCGACGACGTGATCGACGTCGTCGTGCCGCGGACCGCGATGCCGCAGTTCATCTCGAAGGCACGCGAACTCGCGATGGCCGCGGGCGGTGGCGCGCTCGGCTGCGGCCACGCCGGCGACGGCAACGTCCATCTCGGGATCTTCTGCAAGGACGCGGACCGGCGTAAACGTCTGCTCACCGACATCTTCTCGTACGCGATGGAACTCGGCGGCGCGATCTCCGGCGAGCACGGCCTCGGCCGCACCAAGGCGAGCTACCACCAGCAACTCGAAGACCCGGCGAAGATCGAGCTGATGCGCCGGATCAAGCAGAGCTTCGACCCCGCCGGGATCCTCAACCCCGGCGTTCTCTTCCCCGAAGGAACCGTATGA
- a CDS encoding aspartate aminotransferase family protein gives MAQLSPLLKQATPVVVDHGEGVYLYDVDGKRHLDFTAGIGVTSTGHCHPHVVRAAQEQIGKLVHGQYTTVMHKPLLELTKRLGDVLPSGLDSLFYANSGSEAVEAALRLSRQATKRPNVIVFQGGFHGRTVAAASMTTSGTRFSAGIGPLMAGVHVAPFPYAYHYGWDEQTATKFALRELDYLFQTVSAPNETAAFFVEPVLGEGGYVPANTKFMAGLRERADRHGILLVVDEIQTGFGRTGKFWGHDHFDVSPDIVLIAKGLASGFPLSGIAASQELMAKAFPGSQGGTYGGNAVSCAAAIATLEVIQQENLVENAAERGRQLLEGARVIADKTPAIGEVRGLGLLVGSEFTTADGEPDTATAQAAQQTAAKNGLLLLTCGPYMNVVRMVPPLVVSAEQVDDALRIWGDVVASVTGG, from the coding sequence ATGGCCCAGCTATCTCCGCTGCTCAAGCAGGCAACGCCCGTCGTGGTCGACCACGGTGAAGGGGTTTACCTCTACGACGTCGACGGCAAACGCCACCTCGACTTCACCGCCGGGATCGGCGTCACGAGCACCGGGCACTGCCATCCGCACGTCGTGCGGGCCGCGCAGGAGCAGATCGGCAAGCTCGTCCACGGGCAGTACACGACGGTGATGCACAAGCCGTTGCTCGAGCTGACGAAACGGCTCGGCGACGTCCTGCCGAGCGGGCTCGACTCACTCTTCTACGCGAACTCGGGCAGCGAAGCTGTCGAAGCGGCGTTGCGGCTTTCGCGGCAGGCGACGAAGCGTCCGAACGTCATCGTCTTCCAGGGCGGCTTCCACGGCCGGACTGTCGCGGCGGCGAGCATGACGACGTCCGGGACGCGGTTCAGCGCCGGCATCGGCCCGCTGATGGCGGGCGTGCACGTCGCGCCGTTCCCCTACGCCTACCACTACGGCTGGGACGAGCAGACCGCGACGAAATTCGCGCTGCGCGAGCTGGACTACCTGTTCCAGACAGTCAGCGCGCCGAACGAGACCGCCGCGTTCTTCGTCGAGCCCGTGCTCGGCGAGGGTGGGTACGTCCCGGCGAACACCAAGTTCATGGCCGGGCTGCGCGAGCGCGCGGACCGGCACGGCATCCTGCTCGTCGTCGACGAGATCCAGACCGGCTTCGGCCGCACGGGCAAGTTCTGGGGCCACGACCACTTCGACGTCTCCCCCGACATCGTGCTCATTGCGAAGGGCCTGGCCAGCGGCTTCCCGTTGTCGGGCATCGCCGCTTCGCAGGAGCTGATGGCGAAAGCGTTCCCGGGGTCGCAGGGCGGCACGTACGGCGGCAACGCGGTCTCGTGCGCGGCGGCGATCGCGACGCTCGAGGTCATCCAGCAGGAGAACCTCGTCGAGAACGCCGCCGAGCGCGGCCGCCAGCTTCTCGAGGGCGCGCGGGTGATCGCGGACAAGACGCCGGCGATCGGCGAGGTGCGCGGCCTGGGGCTGCTCGTCGGGTCGGAGTTCACCACTGCCGACGGCGAGCCGGACACCGCGACCGCGCAGGCCGCTCAGCAGACTGCCGCGAAGAACGGCCTGCTGCTGCTCACCTGCGGGCCGTACATGAACGTCGTCCGCATGGTGCCGCCGCTGGTCGTCTCCGCCGAACAGGTCGACGACGCGCTGCGGATCTGGGGAGACGTCGTCGCTTCGGTCACGGGAGGCTGA
- a CDS encoding DUF3830 family protein, producing the protein MARYITITLDKRGVSCRARLLDDEAPRTCKAVWDALPQSGSAYHAKYARNEVYTLVPPFADPKPGRENPTITPIPGDVVYFGFEAWEIGNPAYGYDEGSEAHSDQGATDLAIFYGRNNLLINGDAGWVPGNVFATIEEGLAEMAAAAQDLWLRGVEGETLSFARA; encoded by the coding sequence ATGGCCCGCTACATCACGATCACGCTGGACAAGCGCGGAGTGTCCTGCCGCGCCCGGTTGCTCGACGACGAAGCACCGCGCACTTGCAAAGCCGTGTGGGACGCGTTGCCGCAGAGCGGTTCGGCCTACCACGCGAAGTACGCGCGCAACGAGGTCTACACGCTCGTGCCGCCCTTCGCGGACCCGAAACCCGGGCGGGAAAACCCGACGATCACGCCGATTCCCGGTGACGTCGTGTACTTCGGCTTCGAAGCCTGGGAGATCGGCAACCCCGCGTACGGCTACGACGAAGGCAGCGAAGCCCACAGCGACCAGGGCGCGACCGACCTCGCGATCTTCTACGGACGCAACAACCTGCTGATCAACGGCGACGCGGGCTGGGTACCCGGCAACGTGTTCGCCACGATCGAGGAGGGCCTGGCCGAGATGGCGGCCGCCGCGCAGGACCTCTGGCTGCGCGGGGTCGAAGGCGAGACGCTCTCGTTCGCGCGGGCCTGA